From a single Coturnix japonica isolate 7356 chromosome 18, Coturnix japonica 2.1, whole genome shotgun sequence genomic region:
- the LOC107322355 gene encoding ankyrin repeat domain-containing protein 40-like isoform X2 translates to MSGGTSELQELQELQERLREAAALGDEEEVRRLLEAGADVNSRNEIDGWTCLHWACKRSHAPVVALLLDAGADRSIRTGAGQLAEQLTGRENIRRILAVTEEEDCQAVSDVTPPAAASSVSAPPSPHSCTDGSPAHSSAESLDESAPISPASHGEISPRSPAAHVEAVCTPTPCCTEDGLPAPDAAAQLPITSAAPSASERSELGVQSSSWQPPAHSPALCVSAPPSQAMPLSSCPAPGAAPAFQPFFLTGPFPYHMQELVLKVRVQNLRDDDFIEIELDRQELTYQDLLRVSCCELGVNPQHVERIRKLPNTVLRKDKDVARLRDFQELELVLVKSDSSPFRNAASALTDRPCYNSRASKLTY, encoded by the exons ATGAGCGGCGGAACGAGcgagctgcaggagctgcaggagctgcaggagcggctgagggaggCGGCGGCGCTCGGGGACGAGGAGGAGGTGCGGCGGCTGCTGGAGGCGGGGGCGGACGTCAACTCCCGTAACGAGATCGACGGCTG GACCTGCCTGCACTGGGCCTGCAAGCGGAGCCACGCGCCCGTGGTGGCGCTGCTGCTGGACGCGGGCGCGGATCGGAGCATCAGGACGGGAGCGGGGCAGCTGGCCGAGCAGCTGACGGGCAGGGAGAACATCCGCAGGATCCTGGCAG TCACAGAAGAGGAGGACTGTCAGGCAGTGAGCGATGTGAccccaccagctgctgccagctctgtgtcCGCCCCACCATCCCCACACAGCTGTACAGATGGaagccctgctcacagctcagcagaatCTCTGGATGAAAGCGCTCCCATCTCTCCAGCTTCCCATGGTGAAATCAGTCCTCgttctccagcagctcatgtTGAAGCTGTGTGCACGCCCACACCGTGCTGCACTGAGGACGGCCTTCCTGCTccagatgctgcagcacagctgcccatcaCATCGGCTGCACCATCAGCCTCAGAGCGCTcagagctgggggtgcagagcagctcctggcagccccccgcacacagccctgctctgtgtgtctcAGCACCCCCCAGCCAGGCCATGCCACTGAGCAGCTGCCCAGCGCCTGGGGCTGCGCCTGCATTTCAGCCCTTCTTCCTTACTGGACCTTTCCCTTATCACATGCAAG aactTGTGCTTAAGGTGAGAGTGCAGAACCTCAGAGACGACGACTTCATTGAGATTGAactggacagacaggagctgaCGTACCAAGATCTGCTCAGAgtgagctgctgtgagctgggcgTTAATCCCCAACACGTAGAGAGGATCAGGAAGCTACCAAACACGGTGCTGAGAAAG GACAAGGACGTTGCCCGGCTGCGGGACTTCCAAGAGCTGGAGTTGGTTCTTGTGAAAAGCGA
- the LOC107322355 gene encoding ankyrin repeat domain-containing protein 40-like isoform X1 — translation MSGGTSELQELQELQERLREAAALGDEEEVRRLLEAGADVNSRNEIDGWTCLHWACKRSHAPVVALLLDAGADRSIRTGAGQLAEQLTGRENIRRILAVTEEEDCQAVSDVTPPAAASSVSAPPSPHSCTDGSPAHSSAESLDESAPISPASHGEISPRSPAAHVEAVCTPTPCCTEDGLPAPDAAAQLPITSAAPSASERSELGVQSSSWQPPAHSPALCVSAPPSQAMPLSSCPAPGAAPAFQPFFLTGPFPYHMQAELVLKVRVQNLRDDDFIEIELDRQELTYQDLLRVSCCELGVNPQHVERIRKLPNTVLRKDKDVARLRDFQELELVLVKSDSSPFRNAASALTDRPCYNSRASKLTY, via the exons ATGAGCGGCGGAACGAGcgagctgcaggagctgcaggagctgcaggagcggctgagggaggCGGCGGCGCTCGGGGACGAGGAGGAGGTGCGGCGGCTGCTGGAGGCGGGGGCGGACGTCAACTCCCGTAACGAGATCGACGGCTG GACCTGCCTGCACTGGGCCTGCAAGCGGAGCCACGCGCCCGTGGTGGCGCTGCTGCTGGACGCGGGCGCGGATCGGAGCATCAGGACGGGAGCGGGGCAGCTGGCCGAGCAGCTGACGGGCAGGGAGAACATCCGCAGGATCCTGGCAG TCACAGAAGAGGAGGACTGTCAGGCAGTGAGCGATGTGAccccaccagctgctgccagctctgtgtcCGCCCCACCATCCCCACACAGCTGTACAGATGGaagccctgctcacagctcagcagaatCTCTGGATGAAAGCGCTCCCATCTCTCCAGCTTCCCATGGTGAAATCAGTCCTCgttctccagcagctcatgtTGAAGCTGTGTGCACGCCCACACCGTGCTGCACTGAGGACGGCCTTCCTGCTccagatgctgcagcacagctgcccatcaCATCGGCTGCACCATCAGCCTCAGAGCGCTcagagctgggggtgcagagcagctcctggcagccccccgcacacagccctgctctgtgtgtctcAGCACCCCCCAGCCAGGCCATGCCACTGAGCAGCTGCCCAGCGCCTGGGGCTGCGCCTGCATTTCAGCCCTTCTTCCTTACTGGACCTTTCCCTTATCACATGCAAG cagaactTGTGCTTAAGGTGAGAGTGCAGAACCTCAGAGACGACGACTTCATTGAGATTGAactggacagacaggagctgaCGTACCAAGATCTGCTCAGAgtgagctgctgtgagctgggcgTTAATCCCCAACACGTAGAGAGGATCAGGAAGCTACCAAACACGGTGCTGAGAAAG GACAAGGACGTTGCCCGGCTGCGGGACTTCCAAGAGCTGGAGTTGGTTCTTGTGAAAAGCGA